CCGAGTAGGTCTTGTACATAATCGAGGATGCGGCTATCTAGCACCAGATCGTAAATCCCCCGGCAGGTGGGATGCCAACCGTTAATCGAATAACTGTTCAAATCGGCTGCCTTTGCCATCCCCATAATCCGATCGAAATACGCTCGATTTGCCGTCACCTCTTCCGGCGTAAACACATCCAACGGAAAGATGTAGCCTTTTTCGTTGAATTGACGAATCTGTTCGGCTGTCAGTTTTTGGGGACTTTCATTCTCAACCGGAAAGAACTTGAGTTCTCGCTTCATATCCGGCAGCGCATCCATAATGGGCATCGTCGATTTCTCCTATTCTGATTGTCTGTTCGTAGCTCTAGTATTCCACATCCATGAAACACGCTGATCGGGCACAAGGGGGAATTATGGAACGATGCAAAACCTTCCGAAGATTTCAATCCAATCAGCGATAAAACCGTATTTTATAGTAGATTTTAGAACTATTTAGACACTCCCAATGCACAACCAACCCCCTAGGGCTATTCAGTTTTCGGTTTTTTAACCATTTTGCTTGAGAAGTTGCAACCGGGAGATCGCGCCTACCGTGGGCTAACTAAATGACCCTAACCAACCCCCTAAATCCCCCTTGTCAGGGGGACTTGGGAAACTTCGCGAAGGTCGGAGTTATTGGTAAATGTCCGCTTATTTTTAGAATTCACTATAGTGTATCCGTCCCTCTCCTCTCAACGAGACTGTCCGCCATTCAACCCCATCTCTTCAAGGCTGTTTGCCCTCAAGAGGCGTACCCCTAGCTGATCGAGCTCTTCGTCCGCGGTCATCTCGTTAATTTGTCCTGTTACGGATTGAGGGAGTTCCCCGAATTTGGTAGCAAGTAGCTGGATTAGGAACAACCGTTTCCCTTGTTGACGTTCTTGTTGACGTGCTTGTTCCAGTCATTGTTGGATCCCTTGCTGGATTCCTTCCTCAATCCAGTCAGTGATAAAACCAGATTCGCGCATCTGTTCCGCCTCCTCTGTTTTGCTCCCCCATCAGCGAGACGCTCCGCCATTTAGGCCCATCTCCTCAAGACTGTTCGCCGTCAAGAGACGAATCCCTAGCTGATCCAGTTCCTCCTCCGCGGTCATTCCCTGAATTTGATCCGTTACGGATTGAGGGAGTTCCCCAAATTTGGCAACAAGTAATCGGATTAGGAACAACCGTTTTCCTTGCTGAATGCCATCCTCAATCCAATCAGTGATAAAACCAGATTCGCGCATCTGTTCCACCTCCTCTTCAAAAAATTCCCATAACCAATCAAGTTCAAAATAGCGGGATGCAATCATCACCGCTGTTGCCAATGAATCCGCCCGCTTCTGCGGATGGGTTTCCTGCAAAATGAGTTCTTTTTCTTGCTGCAGCACCGCCTCTGTCTTCTCCCGTTCCAACATAATCAGCAACGGTGCAAACTCTCTCAACTCTCCAGAACGGATCCGGTCTGTATAATCCCACAGCTTTATGATCGGATAGGTGAACCGGTGGATGACCCATTCCCCAATTTGAACGACATATTCGTTAGGCGGGTCTGATTCTCGCCGCTCCAGATACAAAACGATAGTGATTGTCGGCTTCTGATGCTGGTCCGTCAGTCCACCAGAAAAAGTAAAAACATTGCGAGGATAATCGGTCCGGTGTTGAAGTTGGAACTCAAAGTGGAGTAAATATTCCTCACCTTCAACTCGAAGTCTATGAAGAAAGTCAGCGCGTCGATCTGGCAGGGTGATTTCGACATTTTCCAGTGTCCCGACCAGTTGGAAAGCGGTATTGGGAAAAGCGAGTTTCAGAAACGATTCGGCGTAATGCCGCCCCAAGATTTTCATGACGCGATCGAAAAGATTAATCTGCCTTGGTGCCACTATAAGAGACTCCTCAACAGAAACCGAGTTTTTTCTTGAAAACTCGGTTTCTCTTAGCATTTTGTACTTAACTTTTCACACAAATCTTTCTGGATATACATCTAATGCTTCAAGCCACTTCTTGAGGGAGGCGACACGCTCGGCAGACGCATTAGAAACTTCGAGGGGACGACCGCGTGTGTCCACCACCAGACCGACCACGCCACCTTCGACCTCTACTTCAACCGGCTGCCCGCGCCCCGCGCCCATGTCAAGACGGCGTTCAGGTTGGATTGTCACCTGTGCCTTCTCTCCAACACCCAACGGATAGAGACGCAACTCGCCAAACGGCACGGTTTCTGTCAAATCGCCGCTGATTGTGACACCCAAATCGCCGGGGTTAGTAATCCCAACCGGCGCGATACAGGTCCCCAAATGGATGAGACAATCGCGCTCAAAGACCTGCGTCGCCGCCGCTTCGTTGACCTGAGCGAGCACACCGAGTTGGGGCATCATAAAGATGCTATCTACAGCGAGGTGGGTCACTCCCTCCGGCTGGAATGCGTCAATCATCATCAACATCGCCTGATTCCGGCGTGGCGCGTGGGAAAGAACGCCGCCGCTTCCGACAAGCAGATCCAACGAGAGCATATCCACAAGTGTCGCACCAGTCTCAGATTGAGCGAACGCTTCGGAGATGGTGCGCTGCTGCTGCACTCCACGCAGTTCAACCGCAAGCTGCTTGTGCTGATCAAACGCCAACCGCAACGCTTCACGCGCAATTGCGCCCTCAATAATCAGTTCTTCCAACGTCTGCGGGATTGTTGTCGGACGTATCATTTTGTTCTTGATCCGATTTCCAAGATCGCTGACATCAATATCAAAAGGCACCCATCGCAAAACGTTGTCCATCCCCGCCTCTGCGAGCACGTTAGAGATACTGTAGCTCATCCCCAGATTCGCGCTCACCGTGCGGTTGAAAATCGCTTCACCTTCCTGATTTTTGAAGACAGAGAACACATCCGTCGTTGCGCCCCCGATGTCCACACCGACCACTTGGATGTTCTGCTGCGCGGCGATTGTTTGCATAATTGCGCCGACAGCGCCGGGCGTTGGCATAATCGGCGCATCGGTCCAAGAGATCAATTTTCTGTAGCCGGGAGCGTGCGCCATCACATGCTCTAGAAACTGATCTTGAATCTTCAGACGGGTTGGCATCAGATTTTCGCGCTCTAGCACAGGACGCAGGTTATCGACCACCTCCAACGCCATTTTATCGCCAAGCCGCTCACCGACGACTTCGCTCGCCTCCTTGTTTCCGGCATAGATCACCGGCAATTCATAAGTCACCCCCAAACGGGGTTTGGGATTTGCCGCCTCAATGATTTCTGCTAACTCCGCAACGTGAGAGGTTGTGCCACCGTCAACACCGCCGGAAAGGAGCACCATATCTGGACGTAGATGTCGGATGCGCTCAATCTTCTCGTGAGGGAGCCGCTTGTCGTTGGATGCGATTACGTCCATGACAATCGCGCCAGCACCCAATGCGGCACGTTCCGCACTCTCAGCGGTCAGATTCCGCACAACACCCGCGACCATCATCTGTAGACCGCCGCCCGCGCTACTCGTCGAGATATACAGATCCGTACCTTCATTTCCCTGTTGCGGCTTGATAATCTGCCCGTCCTTCAACAGCCTGCGTCCAGCGAGCTCCTCGACCTCCGTTATCGCGTTGATTACCCCAGCGGTTACATCCTCCACCGGTGCTTCAACCGTCGTCGGTGCCTCCCCACGAACTACAAGATGGTATTCGTCCCCCCGCTTCTCTATGAGGATGGCTTTCGTGGTGGTGCTGCCACAATCTGTCGCAAGGATCGAGCGTATCTCCTGTGCCTGGTCCGACATACTACTTTTTCTCCTCTCCGTCTAATTTACATTTGCGTCCTTTTCGATTATCAGAGCAAATTTCTGGTATTCGGCGGTATTAAAAATTGAAGCCACAAAAGGATTAAGTGCAATAAGCATTTGACTACCGATAAAGTTGATGGGTTTACAAGTTTCAAGGAATAAAATCGCAGGCACGGTCAGGCGCCGCCTCACGATCTCCGTGGCAACCTTTGTCAGCAGTGCTTCCTGCTCATCTTCGGGAATTTCGTCAAGGGTCAATGGTTGGGATATTTGCATCTTTTTGTCAATATATTAAGAATTATACCCTTCAGTATCTCAAGCCCCAGCGGGGCGGCATGTTTATAGAAATAGCGCACCCCCAAACACCTAAGCCCCAGCGGGGCGACATGTGCGGCACATGAGTGATTGTCAGCCACCCACAATCGCTAGGTTCTAGTGACATTTCATTACAACCAAACAATCAACAGGGTGCACAGACGCATGATCCTTCGTAGGGGTTGGGTCTCCCAACCCGTTGTTCACACGTCAGAAACGGCGTCGGGCTTCTGTAGGTCGATTTTCCATAATCGACGTTTCAGTGTCGAGATATGAATCTCGACCTACAATCTACAATCATTTCAACCTGTATGGGCGGACTACCCGTTTTCAACCCTGAACAAGTGCCAAGAGCATCTGATCACCATCTACTTCACCTCGCATAATCCGATCAACAATCCCACAGATCCGCAGCCGAATACCTAGTTGGTCTGCCAATCCTGCCACAGCGTTGGACGACGCAACGCCTTCGGCAACGCTCACGCGTTCGCTCAAAATGTCTTCTAACGTCTTTCCCTGTCCCAAAGCGTATCCCAAAGACATATTGCGCGAAGTGTGACTGTTACAAGTAAGGATTAGGTCG
The DNA window shown above is from Candidatus Poribacteria bacterium and carries:
- a CDS encoding DUF4351 domain-containing protein; this translates as MFLIQLLATKFGELPQSVTGQINEMTADEELDQLGVRLLRANSLEEMGLNGGQSR
- a CDS encoding DUF4351 domain-containing protein → MAPRQINLFDRVMKILGRHYAESFLKLAFPNTAFQLVGTLENVEITLPDRRADFLHRLRVEGEEYLLHFEFQLQHRTDYPRNVFTFSGGLTDQHQKPTITIVLYLERRESDPPNEYVVQIGEWVIHRFTYPIIKLWDYTDRIRSGELREFAPLLIMLEREKTEAVLQQEKELILQETHPQKRADSLATAVMIASRYFELDWLWEFFEEEVEQMRESGFITDWIEDGIQQGKRLFLIRLLVAKFGELPQSVTDQIQGMTAEEELDQLGIRLLTANSLEEMGLNGGASR
- a CDS encoding glutamate mutase L translates to MSDQAQEIRSILATDCGSTTTKAILIEKRGDEYHLVVRGEAPTTVEAPVEDVTAGVINAITEVEELAGRRLLKDGQIIKPQQGNEGTDLYISTSSAGGGLQMMVAGVVRNLTAESAERAALGAGAIVMDVIASNDKRLPHEKIERIRHLRPDMVLLSGGVDGGTTSHVAELAEIIEAANPKPRLGVTYELPVIYAGNKEASEVVGERLGDKMALEVVDNLRPVLERENLMPTRLKIQDQFLEHVMAHAPGYRKLISWTDAPIMPTPGAVGAIMQTIAAQQNIQVVGVDIGGATTDVFSVFKNQEGEAIFNRTVSANLGMSYSISNVLAEAGMDNVLRWVPFDIDVSDLGNRIKNKMIRPTTIPQTLEELIIEGAIAREALRLAFDQHKQLAVELRGVQQQRTISEAFAQSETGATLVDMLSLDLLVGSGGVLSHAPRRNQAMLMMIDAFQPEGVTHLAVDSIFMMPQLGVLAQVNEAAATQVFERDCLIHLGTCIAPVGITNPGDLGVTISGDLTETVPFGELRLYPLGVGEKAQVTIQPERRLDMGAGRGQPVEVEVEGGVVGLVVDTRGRPLEVSNASAERVASLKKWLEALDVYPERFV